Below is a window of Nocardioides sp. S-1144 DNA.
TCGACGCCGTCGAGGACCTCGGCGGCGGTCGCGATGGTGGCGGCGTGCTTGGAGACCGAGGCCACGATCGGCGGCTGGTCGAGCTCCTGCAGGCTGCCGGAGCCCCACCGGTTCTGCGGGGCGCGGCCGCCGACGACGACCATCGGCGACCCGGCGAACTGCGCCTGGGCGATCGCGCTGATGCCGTTGGTGACGCCGGGACCCGCGGTGAGCACGGCGAGGCCGGGGACCCGGGTCAGCTTGCCGGTGGCCTCGGCGGCGAACGCGGCGGTCTGCTCGTGGCGCACGTCGAGCAGCCGCATCGGCGGGTCGGCCTTCACCGCGCCGTCGTACATCGGGAACACGTGCGCGCCCGACAGGGTGAACATCGTCTCGACCCCGTGCGCGCGGGCCACCGCCACGGCGAGCTCGCCCGCGTGGCCGGTGAGGTCGGCACCCGCGCCGGCGCCCGCTGCTGTGTCGTGGGTCTCAGTCATGCCCGCAGACTAGGGGACCGTCCCCAGCCGCGACGGCCAGCCCGCGCCCGGCGCGCACCGGGCCGCGTCAGGAGGTGCGGACCTCGAGGTAGTGCTCGTTGGTCGAGCGCAGCGCGCCGACCAGCACCAGCATCAGGTCGGCCCGCGACGCCGGCGGCCGGTTGCCGAGGGCCAGCTGGAGGTAGAGCGCGCGCAGGAACGCCTGGGCGTTGCCGGTGGACAGGTGCGGGTCGCGGCGGTCGCCGCGCGCGGGCCGGCGGGCGTGCTCGGTGATCCGGTTGACCCACGGCTCCAGCACCTCGATCGGCAGCTGGTTGCGGCGCAGGACGTACATCGTGGCCGCGGCGAGCCGGTCGGGCTCACCGTTGCTGAAGAGCCGGTCGACGCGCGCGCAGAGGACGTCGGCGACGACGTCGAGGACCACGGTCAGCTCGGGCGGTCCGAAGTGCGGCGACTGGGCCAGCGTGCCCAGCGCGTCGGCGCCGTGGGCGATGGCGTGGGCCCAGCCCTTGCCAGGGACGTAACCGCGCAGGTCGCGCTCGCGCAGCATCCACGTGGCGATCGCGTCGCCCCACTGCAGCACCTTGCCGCCCAGCACCAGCGGGCGGTTGTTGTCCCTCAGCACGCACTCGGCCAGCACCAGGGCGGAGAAGCTGCGCCGGAAGACGGTGTCGTCCTCGACGAGGCCGAGGCCGGTGCGCAGCCCGGCGGCCATCCCGTCGCCGAGCGCGGGCAGCAGGTCGTCGTACACCCCGCGCTCGACCCAGGTGGCCAGGGTCGGGTACGCCGTCGCGTCGCGCCGGACGGGGTCCGGGTCGCCCAGCATGAGCGTGAGCTCCTCGGTGAGGTCGGCGAGCGGGACGCCGGGGGGTACCTGGAAGCCGGCTGCGTGGACCTGCTTCCAGTCGACCCGGGACACGGGGTTCATCCTGCCAAAGGAACGCCTCCCGGTCCCCATCGTGGCCTCGCCCTAGGCTTGCGGGGTGTCGTCCTTCACCGAGATCGTCCGCACGCACACCGATCTCGACGCCGACGACGTCGCCTGGCTCCAGCTCCTCCAGGCCGACTGGCAGATCATCGCCGACCTGTCCTTCGCCGACCTGGTGCTGTGGCTGCCCGACCGCGAGCGCAGCGGGTACTGGGCGGCCGGGCAGATGCGCCCCACGACCGGGCCGACGGCCTACGTCGACGACATCGTCGGCACCTACGTCGAGCGCGGACGGCGACCGCTGCTGGACGCGGCCTACGAGCAGGGCCGGACCGCGCGGGAGGGCGACCCCGAGTGGCGCGACGAGGTGCCGGTGCGCAACGAGTCGATCCCGGTCGTGCGGGCCGGCCGCGTCATCGGCGTCATCGGCCGCAACACCAACCTGCTCGGCGTACGCACGCCCAGCCGTCTCGAGCTGTCGTACCTGCAGACCGCGGCCGACCTGACCCAGATGATCGCGACCGGGGACTTCCCGTCCTCGGGCCAGCGCAGCGACCACGCCGACTCGCCGCGGGTCGGCGACGGATTCTTGCGCGTGGACGCCGGCGGTCACGTCGTCTACGCCAGCCCCAACGCGCAGTCGGTCTACCGCCGGCTCGGGCTCTCCGGCGACCTGGCCGGCCTGGTGCTGGCCGACCTCGTGCGCGAGCTGGTGCCGCCGCGACGCCGTCCCGACGAGGAGACGCTCAGCGCCGTGCTGGGCGGACGGGCGCACCGCGACGTCGAGATCGGCACCGTGGAGGTCTCGATCATCGTCCGGGCGATCCCGCTGCGCACCGGCGGCGAGCACATCGGTGGGCTGATCCTGGTCCGCGACGTGTCCGACCTGCGCCGCCGCGACCGCGAGCTGGTGACCAAGGACGCGACGATCCGCGAGATCCACCACCGCGTGAAGAACAACCTGCAGACCGTCGCCGCCCTGCTCCGGCTGCAGGCCCGCCGGATCGACAACGAGACCGCCAAGCTGGCGCTCGAGGAGGCCGTGCGCCGGGTGGGGTCGATCGCGATCGTGCACGAGACCCTCAGCCAGGCCGTCGAGGAGACGGTGCAGTTCGACGAGATCGCCGACCGCCTCGGCACGATGGTCACCGACGTCGGCGCGCTGCCGGGCCGGGTCCTGGTCCGCCGGGTCGGCAGCTTCGGCGTGCTGCCCAGCGAGGGCGCGAACGCCCTCGCGATGGTGCTGACCGAGCTGCTCCAGAACGCCGTCGAGCACGGCTACGACGACGACCCCGCCGTGGTCGGCGAGATCGTCGTGACCGTCGACCACCTCGGCGGCCGCACGCACGTCGTGGTCGACGACGACGGCCGGGGGCTGCCGGCCGGCTTCACCCTCGACGGGTCGACCAACCTGGGCCTCTCGATCGTCCGCACCCTCGTCGAGTCCGAGCTCGGCGGTCAGCTCGAGCTGCGCGACCGCCCCGAGGGCGGCACCCGCGTCGCCATCGACGTCCCCTCCGCCACCTGACCTCCGGAGGTCGAGCGACGACGAAACCGCCACCCGGAGGTTGAGCGAGCGAGCGCCAGCGAGCGACGACGAAACCGGTCGCCGCGTCAGGACGCCGCCACGGAGGTTGAGCGAGCGAGCGCCAGCGAGCGACGACGAAACCGCCCACCCGGAGGTTGAGCGAGCGAGCGCCAGCGAGCGACGACGAAACCGCCCACCCGGAGGTTGAGCGAGCGAGCGCCAGCGAGCGACGACGAAACCGGTCGCCGCGTCAGGGCGCCGCCACGGAGGTTGAGCGAGCGAGCGCCAGCGAGCGACGACGAAACCGGCGGACGCCGTCACGGCCACGGTGGGCCAGCAGGTCTCGCCACGCGGGCCGAGGCTTCGTTCCGCACCCGCGCCGCTCGCTCGACCATCAGGACGAGCACGGACTCGCCGCGCCCGCCCGTCTCGTCCTAGGCGGTGCGCACCCGCGCGCGGGCGTTGCGCCGCTTGAGCGCGCGGCGCTCGTCCTCGCTGAGGCCGCCCCAGACTCCGTGGTCCTGTCCGGCCTCCAGCGCCCAGGCGAGGCAGAGCTCGCGCACGTCGCAGCGTCGGCAGACCTGCTTGGCCTCCTCGATCTGGAGGATGGCCGGACCGGTGTTGCCGATCGGGAAGAACAGCTCCGGGTCCTCGTCGAGGCATGCGGAACGGTGGCGCCAGTCCATGGGTGGGTGGATCCTTGATCTCTCGTTCGTGCAGGCAGGGGTTGCTCAGGCCTGCGGGCGCGCGAAATCCTCGGTGTGTGAACGATTTCACGAACGCATGACAACCATCGCAACTATCGACGGCGGTATCAAGCGTTTCGCGCAGCGATGTGAGTCTTGTCCGTCACAGCCTCCCGAGAACCGACGACCGGCCGGCGCGCCGTAGGCTCGAGGTCGTGCGAGAGAGCAGTCGGGCGCGGCCCTTCCCCCTGACCCTCTCAGCGGTGCTCGTGGGAGTGCAAGGGTTTGCCATGATCGTCCTGGCGCTGCTCGCGATCCTCGACGTCGGCGGCGACCAGGTCGAGATCGGTCTCTCGGTCGCGATCTTCTTCGGCGCCTACGGCGGCGCGCTGGTCGCGGCGGCCGTCGGGCTGACCCGGCAGCAGGGCTGGGCGCGGGGCCCGGTGCTGATCACGCAGCTGATCCAGGTCGGCCTGGCCTGGAACGTGCGCGACGTGCCGCTGCTCGCGGTCCCGCTCGCCGTGATGGGCGTGGCCACGATCGTGCTGATGGTGCAGCCGTCCAGCATCGCCGCCCTGGAGCGCGACGGCGCCTGAGGGCTCGGGTGCTACTCGGGGTCGGGCGCCTCGAGCGAGGTGCGCAGCTGCTCGAGGGTCCGGTTGAGCAGCCGGGAGACGTGCATCTGCGAGACACCGATCTCCTCGGCGATCTGGGACTGCGTCATGTTCTTGAAGAACCGGAGCAGCAGGATCCGCTTCTCGCGCGGCGCGAGCTGCTCGAGCAGCGGCTTGATCGACTCGCGGATCTCGACGTGCTCGAGGCCCTCGTCCTCGACGCCGATCGCGTCGAGCATGCTCGACCCGCCCTCGTCGGAGTCGTCGCTGGCGTCGAGGGAGAGCGTCGAGTAGGCGTTGCTCGACTCGATGCCCTCCACGATCTCCTCGACCGTGCAGCCGATGGTCTCGGCCAGCTCGCGCGGGGTGGGGGAGCGCCCCAGGCTCTGGGTCAGCTCGGCCGAGGCCGCGCTGATCTGCATCCGCAGCTCCTGCAGGCGCCGAGGGACCCGGATCGCCCAGCCCTTGTCGCGGAAGTACCGCTTGATCTCGCCGATGATGGTCGGCGTCGCGTAGGTCGAGAACTCCACGCCGCGCTCGGTGTCGAACCGGTCGACCGACTTGATCAGGCCGATCGTGCCGACCTGGACGAGGTCCTCGAAGGGCTCGCCGCGGTTGCGGAAGCGCCGCGCGCAGTGCTCGACGAGCGGCAGGTGCAGGTGCACGAGGTCGTCGCGGGCCTGGGCGCGGGAGGCCTCGGAGCCGAGGTCGTCGCGCAGCTCGACGAACAGCTCGGCGCTGCGCCTGCGGGTGGCCTCGACGCGGGTGAGCCGGGCCTCGGCGGGCGTCGGCTGGACGACGTCCTCGGTCTCGACCGACGGGTCGGGCCGGTCGGGGGCGGGCCGGGGAGGGTCGGGCGGTGAGGTGCTGCCGTCCCGAGGAGCAGACGAGTCCATGTCAGCTGCCGGCCCCGAACGCGGACGACGTCATCGTCATCACGATCGCCAGGTGGCCGCCGCGCGACTCGATGTCGGCGGACGTCGCCAGGGTCGTGAGGACCTGCCAGGCGAAGCTGTCGAGGTCGGGGACCGGGTTGCCCTCGGTGCGGGCGCTGACGGAGATGGTCATCCGGCCCGGCGCGAGGTGGAAGCCGGTGACCAGGTCGGTACCGCTCGCGGCGTGCTCCAGCACCATCGCGTTGGCCTCGCCGACCGCGATCCGCAGGTCCTCGATGTCGTCGATGGTGAAGTCGAGCCTCGCGGCCAGGCCGGCGGTCGTCGTGCGCAGGACCGAGGCGTAGGCGCTGTCGGCCGGCAGCCGCAGCTCGACGTCGGGACGACCGTCGGGGTGGGACGTGTCTGACATGGGGCCGGTCCTTCGCTCGTCTGGGTTCAACGCACCGACCCTAGCGCCCGCGGCGGGCCGGGTCGGCGTCCGTCGGTGGCTACCCGCGTCGTCCGGGACCGAAACGTGGGGAGCGACGTCGCGGACGACCGCTCGCACGGGCCCGGCGCCCCGGGGCGGGCCACTCGGTCGCCGCCTACGCTCGGCACATGCGCGTCCTCCTCACCGGCTCGGCCGGGTTCATCGGCACCGCGATCGGCCACGCGCTCGAGGACGGCGGCCACGACGTGGTGCGGGTCGACCTGATGCTCGAGCAGGCGCACGGCGCGACCGAGGTGCCCGGCGGCACGCACCGCCTCGACGTCCGCGAGGCGGGCGGCTGGCCGGGCGGGCTCCTCGAGGGCGTGGACGCCGTCTGCCACCAGGCCGCCGTCGTGGGCGCCGGGGTCACCGTCGCCGACCTGCCGGCCTACGCCGGGCACAACGACCTCGGCACCGCGGCCCTGCTGGCGGCGATGCACGCCCACGGCGTCTCGCGGCTGGTGCTGGCGTCGTCGATGGTGGTCTACGGCGAGGGGCGCTACACCTGCCCGACCCACGGCGACCAGGTCCCACCGCCGCGCGCCGTGGCGGCGCTCGAGGCCGGCGACGTCGAGAACCACTGCGGCGTGTGCGGTGCCGACCTCGACTGGGCGCTGGTCGACGAGGACGCGCGGCTCGACCCGCGCAGCAGCTACGCCGCCAGCAAGCTCGCCCAGGAGCACTACACCTCGGCGTGGGTCCGTCAGGCGGCGGAGTCGGGGGCCGCCGCGGTCGCGCTGCGCTACCACAACGTCTACGGGCCGGGGATGCCCCGCGACACGCCCTACTCGGGGGTCGCGGCGATGTTCCGGTCCTCGCTCGAGCGGGGGGAGCGTCCCCAGGTCTACGAGGACGGCGGCCAGGTGCGCGACTTCGTCCACGTCGCCGACGTCGCGCGCGCCAACGTGCTCGCGCTGGAGGCGGTCGTGGCCGCCGACGCCGGTCGCTTCGAGGCCCTCAACGTGGCCTCGGGCCACCCCGTCTCGATCCTCGACGTCGCGCGGCTGGTCGGCGAGGGCACCGACGCCGGCGTGGAGCCGGAGGTCACCGGCGGCTACCGGCTGGGCGACGTGCGGCACGTCGTGGCGTCGCCGGCACGGGCCGAGGCCTCGCTCGGCTTCCGCGCCGAGATCCTCCCGGGGACGGGGCTGCCGGCGTTCGCGACCACGCCGCTGCGCGCCTGAGTTCTCACCACTGGGTGAAGACGAGCTGCTGCAGGACGACGGCGCCCGCCACCTGCACGGCCAGGGCCGGGCGGTGCCAGCGCGGGGGGAGCAGGGCAGCGCTCAGCAGCAGCCACGGCACCCAGGGCAGC
It encodes the following:
- a CDS encoding DUF2785 domain-containing protein; the encoded protein is MSRVDWKQVHAAGFQVPPGVPLADLTEELTLMLGDPDPVRRDATAYPTLATWVERGVYDDLLPALGDGMAAGLRTGLGLVEDDTVFRRSFSALVLAECVLRDNNRPLVLGGKVLQWGDAIATWMLRERDLRGYVPGKGWAHAIAHGADALGTLAQSPHFGPPELTVVLDVVADVLCARVDRLFSNGEPDRLAAATMYVLRRNQLPIEVLEPWVNRITEHARRPARGDRRDPHLSTGNAQAFLRALYLQLALGNRPPASRADLMLVLVGALRSTNEHYLEVRTS
- a CDS encoding PAS domain-containing sensor histidine kinase — translated: MSSFTEIVRTHTDLDADDVAWLQLLQADWQIIADLSFADLVLWLPDRERSGYWAAGQMRPTTGPTAYVDDIVGTYVERGRRPLLDAAYEQGRTAREGDPEWRDEVPVRNESIPVVRAGRVIGVIGRNTNLLGVRTPSRLELSYLQTAADLTQMIATGDFPSSGQRSDHADSPRVGDGFLRVDAGGHVVYASPNAQSVYRRLGLSGDLAGLVLADLVRELVPPRRRPDEETLSAVLGGRAHRDVEIGTVEVSIIVRAIPLRTGGEHIGGLILVRDVSDLRRRDRELVTKDATIREIHHRVKNNLQTVAALLRLQARRIDNETAKLALEEAVRRVGSIAIVHETLSQAVEETVQFDEIADRLGTMVTDVGALPGRVLVRRVGSFGVLPSEGANALAMVLTELLQNAVEHGYDDDPAVVGEIVVTVDHLGGRTHVVVDDDGRGLPAGFTLDGSTNLGLSIVRTLVESELGGQLELRDRPEGGTRVAIDVPSAT
- a CDS encoding WhiB family transcriptional regulator gives rise to the protein MDWRHRSACLDEDPELFFPIGNTGPAILQIEEAKQVCRRCDVRELCLAWALEAGQDHGVWGGLSEDERRALKRRNARARVRTA
- a CDS encoding RNA polymerase sigma factor SigF, whose translation is MDSSAPRDGSTSPPDPPRPAPDRPDPSVETEDVVQPTPAEARLTRVEATRRRSAELFVELRDDLGSEASRAQARDDLVHLHLPLVEHCARRFRNRGEPFEDLVQVGTIGLIKSVDRFDTERGVEFSTYATPTIIGEIKRYFRDKGWAIRVPRRLQELRMQISAASAELTQSLGRSPTPRELAETIGCTVEEIVEGIESSNAYSTLSLDASDDSDEGGSSMLDAIGVEDEGLEHVEIRESIKPLLEQLAPREKRILLLRFFKNMTQSQIAEEIGVSQMHVSRLLNRTLEQLRTSLEAPDPE
- a CDS encoding ATP-binding protein; its protein translation is MSDTSHPDGRPDVELRLPADSAYASVLRTTTAGLAARLDFTIDDIEDLRIAVGEANAMVLEHAASGTDLVTGFHLAPGRMTISVSARTEGNPVPDLDSFAWQVLTTLATSADIESRGGHLAIVMTMTSSAFGAGS
- a CDS encoding NAD-dependent epimerase/dehydratase family protein, which encodes MRVLLTGSAGFIGTAIGHALEDGGHDVVRVDLMLEQAHGATEVPGGTHRLDVREAGGWPGGLLEGVDAVCHQAAVVGAGVTVADLPAYAGHNDLGTAALLAAMHAHGVSRLVLASSMVVYGEGRYTCPTHGDQVPPPRAVAALEAGDVENHCGVCGADLDWALVDEDARLDPRSSYAASKLAQEHYTSAWVRQAAESGAAAVALRYHNVYGPGMPRDTPYSGVAAMFRSSLERGERPQVYEDGGQVRDFVHVADVARANVLALEAVVAADAGRFEALNVASGHPVSILDVARLVGEGTDAGVEPEVTGGYRLGDVRHVVASPARAEASLGFRAEILPGTGLPAFATTPLRA